GCCGCAAAGGACGCTGACGAGAACCGCCACCATGATGGTTTCGTACATGCCGGAAATACCGTTGCCGATATGGGAGAGAAGTCCGACAAAGTTGAGCTCGCCGCTACCTACCATGACGACGGCGGCCGCTACGATACCCACCAGAAGGACTGTAAAGACGTTTATGCCTGTAAGTGCCAATACCAAAACCAGAACGTAAGGCACCAGCTGTATCAAATGGTAATCGGAAGAAACAACCTGGTGCGCATCCGTCATAAAGGAGATGATGGTGATAATCACGATGGCGGCGAGGGCTGCGGGGAGTGCGATCCAGAAGTTGACGCGGAACTTGTCCTTCATGGCGCAACCCTGTGTGGAGGTGGCTGCGATTGTCGTATCGGAAATGAACGAAAGGTTGTCGCCGAACATGGCGCCGCCAATAACGGAGGCTACGCAGAAAGGAATGCCGAATCCTGCGGCGCCTGCAACTTCAATGGCGATGGGGGAAACCACGGCGATGGTGCCTACGGAAGTTCCCATGGCGGTAGAAACGAAGGCGGCAACTACGAACAGGACCACAACTGCAAACTGCGCCGGGATGAAATCCAGAAGCAGGTAGGCTGCGGCGGAAGCGCTTGAACGTCCGAGAATTCCCGCGAAGATGCCTGCGCAGAGGAACACCAGAATCATGAGGAAAATGTTGCGGTCGCCGATGGCCCCTGCCATGACGTTCATCTTCTTGTCGAAATTCAGTTTGCGGTTCTGGATGCAGGCGACGAAGATGGCCACCAGGAATGCGGCCACAATGGGAATGTTATAGAATCCCATGGGAATCTTCAGGACGTATTCGAAGGTGATGCCCATGCCCAGGTAAAGCACCAGGAAGACGGCGATGGGGAGGAGGGCCTTGGGATTGCCCTTGATATTTTCAAGATGGGTGAGGGAAATACTTTCGTTTTTCATGTTCAATAAGATAGTATTGTTTTTGATTACTTGTTTAAAATCGTCATCCTGAACGTAGTGAAGGATCCATATCCTTGAGTGCAGCTGAAAGGCTAAATTTCTATTTCCAAACCCGTATACATTTGCTCTGCGCGGTCTCCAAGGACTTCTCGAAGAATCTCGAAGGCGCGTTCCCCGGTGCAGTGGCCGGTATAAATTTTCTGAACATCGAGGGCGCGGAGGCGTTCCGCAAATTCCCGGACTTTTGCGTCGGGCGTTTTGAAGAGATGGAACCCTCCCAGGAGAGCGTAAATTTTCTTGTCGGGGAAAGCCTGCTGGACTTCCTTCACGATGTTGTCCGCCCCGCCGTGACTGCAGCTGTTCATGACGAATAGTCCCTCGGGAGTGTCAAATACCAGACTCTGCTCGTGGTCATAACTGTCGGGGCGGAACTTGCCGTTTTCCTTGACGTACTGACCTACGGAGCGCCCGATGGCGGCGCGTCCTGCGGAATCCAGCACGCGGTCGGAATGCCCTACCAGATATACGCCCGGCTGGATTTCTACGGGACTGCCGGCGGAGTCTGCGGAACCGCCCACAAATTCAATGCGGTGACTGTAGCGCTTGAGCCATCCGCGGTGTATGCCGATGTATTTATGACGGGTGAAGAACTTCAGAAATTTCCGTGTGCTGTAGCAGTTCTCGCCGGCGCCTTTCCGTAGGTAGAATTTGGCGTGGCTGTTGACCTTAAAGAAGGCTTCCAATCCATCGGAGTGATCGAAGTGGGCGTGACTTAATACGCCTGCGTCCACAGCGGATAAGTCCAGATTCATGGCGCTTGCATTGGCGGCGAACTTCTGGGAAGCGCCTGTATCCAGCAATATCTTGCGGCCATTGTATTCAATAAGGGCGGCGAGGCCCCATTCCGGCTGCAGAATGGCGCAGGAATCTTCCGAGGATTCACGGTTATCGATCAATACTTGTATTATCATCCAGCGTCAATTATAAAAACGAAATCACGTAAATTTTTTTTAAGGTATATTTATGGCATGGTCAGGATGGTAAAAACAATTGTTTTCGCAGCGATAATCGCCATGTCTATGGCGTGGTCCGAACCTGACCCCAATTTCCATATTTACATCGCTTACGGTCAATCCAATATGGAAGGTGCCGCAAATGCCGAAGACGGCGATCTGGTGGAACATCCCCGATTCAAGCTGATAGCTTCCCAGGTTTGTGACCGACATCATCGTGATACAATTGGTGCGGTATATCCTGCCATTCCGGGGCTATCCGGTTGTGGTAACGGAATTTCCATTGCGGACTGGTTTGGCCGTACCATGGCGGATAGCACGCCGAAGGTGACCATCGGTATCGTGAGTGTGGCGGTGGGTGGCGCCTCCATTAAGTTGTTCGATAAGGATCAGTACGCAGATTATATTCCTACCGAGGATTGGGATTTTCAGAGGCGCGTAAAGTTGTATGCAGAGGATGGAAACATCCCGCAGCTTTTGGTTGATTTGGGAAAGAAGGCAAAGGAATTGGGCGTCATCAAGGGTTTTATTTTCCATCAGGGCGAAACGGACAACATTGATCCCGAATGGCTGGAGACGGTGCGTAAGACTCGCTTTGATCTTTTGGAGGCCTTGGATTTAAGTGCCGATACGGTTCCCTTTGTGGCGGGACAGTTGCTGCGTAGTGGCTCTGTTTATCCTGGCCAGGTTGACCGATTGCCCCGCATTATGGAAAATACTTACGTGGTTTCTTCCGAAGGATTGGGCGGGAAGGATAACTTCCATTTCACTCATGATTCCTACGTTGAGTTTGGCAAGCGCTATGCGCAGAAAATGCTGGAGACTCAAATGCCTGAGCCTCCTACAAAGATTTATGCCCGGAAAGAAACAGCCCGTCATCCAAGGAAAGTGGGTGCCGGACGTGCCTACGATTTGATTGGCCGTCTGTTGACTGGTAATCAAAAATCCAATTCACATATTTGGCGTTTTAAATGAGCTGTAGAATTTTTTTATTCCTCTGCATGATGTGTCTGCCTGTAATGGCGCAGGTCCTGAAGGACCCGCGTGACAATCAGGAATATAGGACTGTGCAAATCGGGACGCAGACCTGGATGGCGGAAAATTTGAGCTATGAAACTGAAGGGAGCTTTTGCTATACCCGCTTTGGTTATGACTGCCGTAAGTATGGTCGCTTTTATTCCTGGGATGTGGCGAAGGATGTTTGCCCTGTGGGATGGCACCTGCCTACTGCCGAGGAATTTGACCAGCTTTTTGCTGCGGTGGGCGGTCGTGACTCCGCGGGCATCAAGTTGAAATCTTCCGATGGCTGGAGCCATTATGGAAATGGCAGCGACGAGTTTGGGTTTAATGCGACGCCCTCGGGTTTCCGCGATTACCGCGGCCGCTTCGATCGCCAGACCATGTATGCGTACCTCTGGAGTGCAACGGATGCCGCCGAACTGTCTACGGATGAGGCTGCGGCAAGCGCAGGACCTAGCAAAAAGGCTGTGGGCGTTCACATGATGGCTGGCCGCAAGGATGTTTCCGTTTATCCTTACGCTAAAGACTTTGGGCTGTCTGTGAGATGCGTGAAAGACGGAAAATGAAGTCGGAAAAAGGCTAAATTTGTAAAATAGGTTACTAATTGTTCTTTTAGAGGGCGTTTAGTAACCTATTTTTCGAAAAAGAACTTTTTAAACCGTTCTTCCGCCCCATTCGATTGAATGGCTGCGCTCGTGTTCCAAGGTCTTGTCAAAATCGGCCAGAGGTTCGCAGTCTTTTTCGATGGCAAGTTGCGTTGCGTGTAATCGATTCAAACAGTCCATCTTTTCGCGATCGCCAATTTTGGCGTGCTCGATGGCGCCTTTTAAAACGCGGATGGATTCGTCGTAAACGCGGGTGGGAACAGGGAAGGGATGGCCATCCTTTCCGCCGTGGGCGAAGGAATAGCGGGCGGGGTCCCTAAAGCGGGAAGGTGTTCCGTTAATCACTTCGCTTACAAGTGTCAACGATTGCAACGTGCGGGGGCCAAGTCCCGGTGTTAACAGCAGACTTTCAAAATCCTTGGGGTCGGATTCGTAGGCGGTTGCAAGTACGCCCCCAAGGCGCTTCAGGTCCACATCTTCTGCGCGGACTTCATGGCGGTTGGGCATAATGCAATCCCGGGAAGAATTTGCGATAATGGGATCTCGGCAGGTTGCCCTTGCGACGTCCATTCCTGCGCGAGCGATTTCCCACGGGGCTGCACTTGATAGGGGATTGCCGGAGGCGTCAACAAGTTGGGATTCTGGCGGGGCGAACAAATCCATTTGGGGCGAAACAATGACAGAAGAATTGGGAGCCACAATCTGCTGGATTTCCCGCATCATCCTGTCGGGATTTTCGTGAGTGAGTTCTAGAATGGAACTGCGAGTGCTACGCGCGTCTTGGTGCGTGAGGTTCAGGATTTGCCCGCGGTTTTCGCCCACCACGCCGGCGTGGGGCTCTTCCACAAAGGACCGCAAGCTGGATGAACACCAGTGGTAACGTCGGGCGGCTTTGGCGCCTGTATTCATGCCCTGCTGAACTACCGCCCAGTCCCCTTCGTCGGTCACAATAAAGTTATGCTGGTAAAGCTGGAAACCGTCTTGAACCGCAGTGTTGTCCACCTTGGCGCAAAGGCAGCTAGTGCGCTTCAGGTAATACCCGTCCACGCCGGTCTTGTCTGCTATCTGCAGCAATTCATTTGGCGTCTCCCGAGAGAATTTTCCGCGTCCGCCGCACACATAAATTCCAAGGTCCCTTGCAATGGGGTTCAGCCCACGTTTTAATGCGTACATCACGCTGGTGGTAATTCCCGAAGAATGCCAATCCATTCCCATGACCGCTCCGAAGGACTGAAACCACAGCGGGTCGCTTAAACGAACCAGGAATTCCCTCTTGCCGTAATTTTCTACGATGGATTCGGCAATGAGCCTGCCCAAGTCACGCATACGGTCCGCAAGCCAACGGGGAACAGTCCCCGTATGCAAAGGCAAGTCCGCTACACCAGTACGTTTGGGCATAAATAAAAATTAGTTCATTCTAGAACAAAGTTTATTCAATGAAGTGGTTAACAGACTAAAAAAGCCCCCGGAGAAATATCCGGGAGCCTAGTTTTGGGTTTGTATTAATTTCGCATTATTCGGTGATGCGGAAGGAGTGCATCTGCTTAGTGTTCTTGTTACGGATGTAGTAGACTCCCTTTGCGAAATTAACGTCACTATCCTTGATGAAGGAGATTGCTTGGCCGAAGCTGTAGGCTCCAATGCGGCCCATGAACGTGCCCTGCATATCAAAGATGTCGAAGTCCTGACGGGTTGCAAACTCGAAGTTGAGACCCTGTCTGATGGCATCGCCTCCTTCAATAGGAGAAGAGGATGATTCGGGATTCGGATCGGTTGCCACGGAGCTAGAAGACTTTTCAATCGGGTTCGGGTCGGCTTCACCCTTGGCCACGATGTTCATGTAGTCAATGTCAAGCCAGGCGCCTGTGACAGTGAAGCGCAGGATATGCTTGCCCTGGGTGAGGTTCACATCGAACGCAACCTTATTGTAATCGTCGTAGTTATCTTCGCCAGATGCGGCTGCAGGAACGGCAATCTTTTCGGAGATAGCCTTGCCGTCCATGGAGAGCTGGAAGCTGGAGGTGGAACCTGCGGCTGCAACGGCAGCATAAACGGTGTATGTACCGGTTTCTGCAACGTTCACAGTGTATTCCAGCCAGTCACCTTCGTTGTTGTAGCCAACCACGATGCGGTTGTTGGATTTCTTGTAAAGGTCGACGCCGGTATCCTTACGGTAGTCGCTATCTCCGTGATTTTCGAAATCAGCGTCGCCGTAGGAGTCATTGCCGGAACCAACGCCCGGAATATCGAAGTCTTCCATCTGGATGATGCCAGGAATTGCAAGGGGAGAGCCTTTGAACGGTGTCTGCGGTTCCGGTTCAGCGGTAATGCCGGTAGCAAGACCAGTTGCATTTACGCCCTTGTTGTTTTTAAGATATTCCTTCATCCAAGTCAATGCCGGACGATCCTGGCCATTTCTGACGAGGCCGGAGCAACCGTTCGCTTTACCATTACAGTTAAGCCAGGTCTGACCGTAGATCCACCCCCAAATGGTGATACCGGCAACATAGGGGTCCTCCATCCAGTACTTCACCTGTTCGGAGTAGCACTGCTTCTGGATGCCATCATCAGTAGACGGGACGTCGTATTCAGAAATCAGCACGGGGAAATTATTAGTTTCCTTATGGATCTTCTGCATGGTAGCAACGAAATTATTGTAATTCATGCAGACGCCGCCACCGCCAGTACCACCAGCCTGACCACCGTCACTCATCAAGTCATGAGCCTGGAGGCCATATGCGTCAACCGGAGCGCCGTTCTTTCGGATGGTGTTGATCAGGTTGATGCCCTGGTCCACATGCCACTGGATGGTGTTATAGTCGTTATAAATAAGGATTGCCTTGGGCCAGCGTTCACGGGCCATCTTGAAAGCGGTAGTCAAGAATGCGTAATCGCCGTTGTTGTCGCCACCCAGTGCAGGGATAATCTTGGTTCTGGTATAACCGGAATGATACTGACCATTGCCAGTACGAATTGCTTCGTTGGCCACGTCGATCATTT
The sequence above is a segment of the Fibrobacter sp. UWR4 genome. Coding sequences within it:
- a CDS encoding Na+/H+ antiporter NhaC family protein, giving the protein MLHYVQDDDFKQVIKNNTILLNMKNESISLTHLENIKGNPKALLPIAVFLVLYLGMGITFEYVLKIPMGFYNIPIVAAFLVAIFVACIQNRKLNFDKKMNVMAGAIGDRNIFLMILVFLCAGIFAGILGRSSASAAAYLLLDFIPAQFAVVVLFVVAAFVSTAMGTSVGTIAVVSPIAIEVAGAAGFGIPFCVASVIGGAMFGDNLSFISDTTIAATSTQGCAMKDKFRVNFWIALPAALAAIVIITIISFMTDAHQVVSSDYHLIQLVPYVLVLVLALTGINVFTVLLVGIVAAAVVMVGSGELNFVGLLSHIGNGISGMYETIMVAVLVSVLCGLIRIHGGFAALLDFIHKVFKGHKSGQLGVGLLVSAMDVATANNTVAIVMAAPIAKQMSDEYRISPQKTASLLDIFGCIVQGLLPYGAQMLVALSAIAAASAAAVAAGNAAGAINVSALDIIPYMFYPFLLLISVLAFIAISPKRKK
- a CDS encoding MBL fold metallo-hydrolase; this translates as MIIQVLIDNRESSEDSCAILQPEWGLAALIEYNGRKILLDTGASQKFAANASAMNLDLSAVDAGVLSHAHFDHSDGLEAFFKVNSHAKFYLRKGAGENCYSTRKFLKFFTRHKYIGIHRGWLKRYSHRIEFVGGSADSAGSPVEIQPGVYLVGHSDRVLDSAGRAAIGRSVGQYVKENGKFRPDSYDHEQSLVFDTPEGLFVMNSCSHGGADNIVKEVQQAFPDKKIYALLGGFHLFKTPDAKVREFAERLRALDVQKIYTGHCTGERAFEILREVLGDRAEQMYTGLEIEI
- a CDS encoding sialate O-acetylesterase codes for the protein MVKTIVFAAIIAMSMAWSEPDPNFHIYIAYGQSNMEGAANAEDGDLVEHPRFKLIASQVCDRHHRDTIGAVYPAIPGLSGCGNGISIADWFGRTMADSTPKVTIGIVSVAVGGASIKLFDKDQYADYIPTEDWDFQRRVKLYAEDGNIPQLLVDLGKKAKELGVIKGFIFHQGETDNIDPEWLETVRKTRFDLLEALDLSADTVPFVAGQLLRSGSVYPGQVDRLPRIMENTYVVSSEGLGGKDNFHFTHDSYVEFGKRYAQKMLETQMPEPPTKIYARKETARHPRKVGAGRAYDLIGRLLTGNQKSNSHIWRFK
- a CDS encoding fibrobacter succinogenes major paralogous domain-containing protein: MSCRIFLFLCMMCLPVMAQVLKDPRDNQEYRTVQIGTQTWMAENLSYETEGSFCYTRFGYDCRKYGRFYSWDVAKDVCPVGWHLPTAEEFDQLFAAVGGRDSAGIKLKSSDGWSHYGNGSDEFGFNATPSGFRDYRGRFDRQTMYAYLWSATDAAELSTDEAAASAGPSKKAVGVHMMAGRKDVSVYPYAKDFGLSVRCVKDGK
- a CDS encoding DUF763 domain-containing protein, giving the protein MPKRTGVADLPLHTGTVPRWLADRMRDLGRLIAESIVENYGKREFLVRLSDPLWFQSFGAVMGMDWHSSGITTSVMYALKRGLNPIARDLGIYVCGGRGKFSRETPNELLQIADKTGVDGYYLKRTSCLCAKVDNTAVQDGFQLYQHNFIVTDEGDWAVVQQGMNTGAKAARRYHWCSSSLRSFVEEPHAGVVGENRGQILNLTHQDARSTRSSILELTHENPDRMMREIQQIVAPNSSVIVSPQMDLFAPPESQLVDASGNPLSSAAPWEIARAGMDVARATCRDPIIANSSRDCIMPNRHEVRAEDVDLKRLGGVLATAYESDPKDFESLLLTPGLGPRTLQSLTLVSEVINGTPSRFRDPARYSFAHGGKDGHPFPVPTRVYDESIRVLKGAIEHAKIGDREKMDCLNRLHATQLAIEKDCEPLADFDKTLEHERSHSIEWGGRTV
- a CDS encoding endo-1,4-beta-xylanase; amino-acid sequence: MKKHFANFAAGLALAASCAVPAVAGPGIADGAAKFIGNITQSNTAPGPNDQFTQLWNQATAENGCKWGSIEGTRGKFNWAGCDAAYNWAKNNGGHFKFHALLWGGQYPGWLESLSVDETKKAITTWFDAVKAHYPDLEMIDVANEAIRTGNGQYHSGYTRTKIIPALGGDNNGDYAFLTTAFKMARERWPKAILIYNDYNTIQWHVDQGINLINTIRKNGAPVDAYGLQAHDLMSDGGQAGGTGGGGVCMNYNNFVATMQKIHKETNNFPVLISEYDVPSTDDGIQKQCYSEQVKYWMEDPYVAGITIWGWIYGQTWLNCNGKANGCSGLVRNGQDRPALTWMKEYLKNNKGVNATGLATGITAEPEPQTPFKGSPLAIPGIIQMEDFDIPGVGSGNDSYGDADFENHGDSDYRKDTGVDLYKKSNNRIVVGYNNEGDWLEYTVNVAETGTYTVYAAVAAAGSTSSFQLSMDGKAISEKIAVPAAASGEDNYDDYNKVAFDVNLTQGKHILRFTVTGAWLDIDYMNIVAKGEADPNPIEKSSSSVATDPNPESSSSPIEGGDAIRQGLNFEFATRQDFDIFDMQGTFMGRIGAYSFGQAISFIKDSDVNFAKGVYYIRNKNTKQMHSFRITE